The following proteins are encoded in a genomic region of Nicotiana sylvestris chromosome 4, ASM39365v2, whole genome shotgun sequence:
- the LOC104216907 gene encoding F-box protein At3g12350 gives MAKTDEIHTISLSFTDFPEDVQLCILSFLTPLDISNFACTSKRFVSLCRDDPRLWFPMCHRKWGSKTHINKWVNNGKFSYKLLYNTLLEYENLIGFWRLSGADSDTDSPLIFFEWGPFYIAGSRVKPARNCTYGVIKSPFLWMGFNSKGEVVNYLDPEGRVELSENVMNLDDLGFGDSELIQVNVNFMGKTHVVLEENCGSAFGYSCNSPQNRGGFRKVSSSGNMREEEYGDLCGSPGSLPDRLMSEIYQYFANKTSPGGNGSSRRQRRRERERQGRKKWEPEHYVKIVNCSPTPARPLQGLWKGFCDDMTLDFFLVSYDDVGGITCRRVVELCKPFSAYAPVFWTSNTTFIESPLSSEEENIYESRIHIQPLAEAGDPCEILPSSDKGVVLRMLCMNSSYDLVIPDLAGSTVNPRQAEGRIWQYENGTFGYGFLRDNYIIDLRHIAQNGQIFDTADISSD, from the exons ATGGCAAAAACAGATGAAATTCACACCATTTCCTTATCATTCACTGATTTCCCAGAAGATGTGCAGCTCTGTATCCTCTCTTTTCTCACTCCTTTAGATATCTCTAATTTCGCCTGCACTTCAAAGCGCTTCGTCTCTCTTTGCCGTGATGACCCAAGACTCTGGTTTCCCATGTGTCACCGCAAATGGGGATCCAAAACCCATATTAACAAATGGGTTAATAACGGTAAATTCTCATATAAGCTTCTTTACAATACCCTTTTAGAGTACGAGAATCTCATTGGCTTCTGGCGCCTCAGTGGTGCTGATTCTGATACTGATTCCCCTTTAATCTTTTTTGAGTGGGGTCCATTTTATATAGCTGGTTCAAGGGTCAAACCCGCAAGAAATTGTACTTATGGAGTGATAAAGTCGCCATTTTTATGGATGGGTTTTAACTCTAAGGGTGAAGTTGTCAATTATCTTGATCCTGAAGGGAGGGTTGAATTATCAGAAAAtgtgatgaatttagatgatttgGGTTTTGGGGATAGTGAATTGATTCAGGTGAATGTGAATTTCATGGGAAAAACTCATGTTGTTCTGGAAGAAAATTGTGGCAGTGCATTTGGGTATTCTTGTAATTCTCCACAGAATAGAGGAGGATTCAGGAAAGTTTCAAGCTCAGGGAACATGAGGGAAGAGGAGTACGGGGATTTATGCGGGTCCCCCGGGAGCTTGCCGGACAGGTTAATGTCCGAGATTTATCAGTATTTTGCGAACAAGACAAGTCCTGGTGGGAATGGGTCGTCGAGGAGGCAGAGAAGGAGGGAGAGGGAAAGGCAAGGGAGAAAGAAGTGGGAGCCTGAACATTATGTGAAAATAGTGAATTGTTCGCCTACTCCAGCCAGGCCTTTGCAGGGCTTGTGGAAG GGATTCTGTGATGACATGACTTTGGATTTCTTCCTTGTCTCATATGATGATGTTGGTGGTATCACTTGCAGAAGGGTTGTGGAATTATGTAAACCTTTCTCTGCCTATGCCCCAGTATTTTGGACTTCAAATACCACATTCATTGAGTCGCCTTTATCTTCAGAAGAAGAAAACATATATGAGAGTCGCATACATATTCAGCCCCTTGCTGAAGCTGGTGACCCATGTGAGATTCTGCCTAGTTCTGATAAGGGAGTTGTTTTGCGCATGCTTTGCATGAACTCAAGCTACGACTTGGTTATTCCTGATTTGGCAGGAAGCACTGTAAATCCTAGGCAGGCGGAGGGAAGGATTTGGCAGTATGAAAATGGGACATTTGGATACGGGTTTCTGCGAGACAATTACATTATAGACTTGAGGCATATTGCTCAAAATGGTCAGATATTTGACACAGCAGATATTTCTAGTGATTGA
- the LOC104216906 gene encoding LIM domain-containing protein WLIM1-like — MAFAGTTQKCMACDKTVYLVDKLTADNRIYHKACFRCHHCKGTLKLGNYNSFEGVLYCRPHFDQLFKQTGSLDKSFEGTPKIVKPHKPIDSEKPQVAKVTSMFGGTREKCFGCKKTVYPTEKVSVNGTPYHKSCFKCSHGGCVISPSNYIAHEGRLYCKHHHIQLIKEKGNLSKLEGDHETNSATTTEVTAES; from the exons ATGGCATTTGCAGGAACCACACAGAAGTGCATGGCATGTGACAAAACTGTTTATCTGGTTGACAAATTAACTGCAGATAACAGAATTTATCACAAAGCTTGTTTCAGATGCCATCACTGCAAGGGCACTCTCAAG CTTGGCAACTACAATTCTTTTGAGGGAGTTCTATACTGTAGACCACACTTTGATCAGCTCTTCAAACAAACTGGCAGTTTGGATAAAAGCTTTGAAG GTACACCAAAAATTGTGAAACCGCATAAACCCATTGACAGTGAG AAACCACAGGTAGCTAAAGTGACAAGCATGTTTGGTGGAACAAGAGAGAAATGTTTTGGCTGCAAGAAAACTGTCTACCCAACAGAAAAG GTATCAGTTAATGGTACGCCATACCACAAGAGCTGCTTCAAATGTAGCCATGGGGGCTGTGTAATTAGCCCTTCTAACTATATCGCACATGAGGGGCGCCTCTACTGTAAACATCACCATATTCAACTTATCAAGGAGAAAGGCAACTTAAGCAAGCTTGAGGGTGACCATGAGACGAATTCCGCGACAACAACAGAAGTTACTGCAGAGTCATAA